A portion of the Stigmatella aurantiaca DW4/3-1 genome contains these proteins:
- a CDS encoding patatin-like phospholipase family protein, with protein sequence MSVKLNTPPAPGAPRRSQDAQAPQTSPKTESASPLARLGQGLQRVAQQAEAHVQARVDAFEARLPSLPRPAAANSAKPWEGITLSGKPLQIPLDKLLSVDLGQVRKILERVVPQKIRNDEAQQLVGQTKDFRDTLAQVRSLSTELELVPPSHPRHAEVKAALAQAEGTLKSQYGYTRATAPKPGSLWVDPQFMAQQLPGGKLSASRLPTGTPVTKPPEPLDFLFGKGPGAAAKSQAYQQSVAARRAELGMPVQDGKPIGVHMSLEGGGGKGKRYAAMLAEMQELGVVPVSLSGTSAGSIAAAFAATGASAKQIEDVAKDPRLQQFYDLDLDMKDGGLLNGNAAYEMFDQKLRELTGIHGRPVTFADLKVPLQLVAAKTYDSAASNGFPTTKDRTFVFSQETTPDTPVALAMRASMAIPGVFEPVQMVDPTTGRSMHLVDGGTLDNLPMGYGKHSLPQIGAALVGPDSNHPTNGLARPKPLPTGQLDATNVLWNAVNGYTFLKDNATNAADFRDRTAPGPNQFMLSLPTWNLDNPQQGNSTLGFGYDAKVDPILDQQTRQVTRDFLKGFMDDMRVPGSRGTNVTTDIPKNLRFNEQVSIHGQRYDVAYTGGDTLRAVNTTTGKQMDLKLGQQKIESMYLDHLAYGDLNAQLTYALSNPRSVKPSWLPF encoded by the coding sequence ATGTCCGTCAAACTGAACACGCCCCCGGCCCCCGGGGCGCCCCGGCGTTCCCAGGACGCCCAGGCGCCGCAGACCTCGCCGAAGACCGAGTCCGCGAGCCCGTTGGCCCGGCTGGGCCAGGGGCTGCAGCGCGTGGCCCAGCAAGCCGAAGCCCACGTCCAGGCCCGGGTGGACGCTTTCGAGGCGCGCCTGCCCTCGCTGCCGCGCCCCGCGGCCGCCAACAGCGCCAAACCCTGGGAAGGCATCACCCTGAGCGGCAAGCCGCTCCAGATCCCGCTCGACAAGCTGCTGTCGGTGGATCTGGGTCAGGTGCGGAAGATCCTCGAGCGCGTCGTGCCGCAGAAGATCCGCAACGACGAGGCCCAGCAGCTCGTGGGCCAGACGAAGGACTTCCGGGACACGCTGGCCCAGGTGCGCTCCCTGTCCACGGAGCTGGAGCTGGTGCCCCCCAGCCACCCGCGCCACGCCGAGGTGAAGGCCGCGCTGGCCCAGGCCGAGGGCACGCTCAAGTCCCAGTACGGGTACACCCGCGCCACCGCCCCCAAGCCGGGCTCGCTGTGGGTGGACCCGCAGTTCATGGCCCAGCAACTGCCGGGCGGAAAGCTCTCCGCCTCCCGGCTGCCCACGGGCACGCCGGTGACCAAGCCCCCCGAGCCGCTGGACTTCCTTTTCGGCAAGGGCCCTGGCGCCGCCGCCAAGTCCCAGGCGTACCAGCAGTCGGTGGCCGCGCGCCGCGCCGAGCTGGGCATGCCCGTGCAGGACGGAAAGCCCATCGGCGTGCACATGAGCCTGGAGGGCGGTGGCGGCAAGGGCAAGCGCTACGCGGCGATGCTCGCGGAGATGCAGGAGCTGGGCGTGGTGCCGGTGAGCCTGAGCGGCACGTCCGCCGGCTCCATCGCCGCGGCGTTCGCGGCCACGGGGGCCTCGGCGAAGCAGATCGAGGACGTGGCGAAGGACCCCCGGCTCCAGCAGTTCTACGACCTCGACCTGGACATGAAGGATGGCGGCCTGCTCAACGGCAACGCCGCCTACGAGATGTTCGACCAGAAGCTGCGGGAGCTGACCGGCATCCACGGCCGGCCCGTCACCTTCGCGGACCTGAAGGTGCCGCTGCAGCTCGTCGCCGCGAAGACGTACGACAGCGCGGCGTCCAACGGCTTTCCCACCACCAAGGATCGCACCTTCGTCTTCAGCCAGGAGACGACGCCCGACACCCCGGTGGCGCTGGCGATGCGCGCCTCCATGGCCATCCCCGGCGTCTTCGAGCCCGTGCAGATGGTGGACCCCACGACGGGCCGCAGCATGCACCTGGTGGACGGGGGCACCTTGGACAACTTGCCCATGGGCTACGGAAAGCACTCCCTGCCGCAAATCGGCGCGGCGCTGGTGGGCCCGGACTCGAACCACCCCACCAACGGGCTGGCCCGGCCGAAGCCGCTGCCCACCGGCCAGTTGGATGCCACCAACGTCCTGTGGAACGCGGTCAACGGCTACACGTTCCTCAAGGACAACGCGACCAACGCGGCGGACTTCCGGGACCGCACGGCCCCCGGGCCCAACCAGTTCATGCTGAGCCTGCCCACGTGGAACCTGGACAACCCCCAGCAGGGCAACAGCACCCTGGGCTTCGGCTACGACGCGAAGGTGGACCCCATCCTGGATCAGCAGACACGCCAGGTGACGCGCGACTTCCTCAAGGGCTTCATGGACGACATGCGCGTGCCGGGCTCGCGGGGCACCAACGTCACCACGGACATCCCCAAGAACCTGCGCTTCAACGAGCAGGTGTCCATCCACGGCCAGCGCTACGACGTGGCCTACACCGGCGGAGACACCCTGCGGGCCGTCAACACCACCACCGGCAAGCAGATGGACCTGAAGCTGGGCCAGCAGAAGATCGAATCCATGTACCTGGATCACCTGGCCTACGGGGACCTGAACGCGCAGCTGACCTACGCGCTGAGCAACCCCCGCAGCGTCAAGCCGTCCTGGCTGCCGTTCTAA
- a CDS encoding CBS domain-containing protein, whose translation MATCRTRNSALISGAVTLFPSDTVLASLQVMQRYGLAVLPVVDEERGELLAEVTEAELCRVAARLPLLRVAEILTAKALAAEEGMTGPGGSRGARLPAEGSPVWLH comes from the coding sequence TTGGCGACGTGCCGCACGCGTAACTCGGCCCTCATCTCTGGCGCTGTCACCCTTTTTCCGAGCGACACGGTCCTCGCGTCGCTCCAGGTGATGCAGCGATACGGACTGGCGGTGTTACCGGTGGTGGACGAGGAGCGAGGGGAGTTGCTCGCCGAGGTGACCGAGGCGGAGCTCTGCCGCGTTGCGGCGAGACTGCCGCTGTTGCGTGTGGCTGAAATTTTGACGGCCAAAGCCCTGGCGGCGGAGGAAGGAATGACCGGACCGGGAGGCTCGCGGGGAGCCCGGCTGCCCGCGGAGGGGAGCCCGGTCTGGCTGCACTGA
- a CDS encoding nucleotidyltransferase family protein: MKAVAIILAAGGARYMDHPKALIEHEGGKSFLQSLTSTFGKAGCAVLGITGKDAEAVREQHPSLALAHSEHWQEGLLASVKAGVSAALEEGAEVVLIHPVDMPAVRASTLKSLLKVRGEAEEGLRPEFEGAPGYPLVLSRAAAERLVASGASQLEGALAEVKVRRVPVKDPGVVVNINTPETYERLFGTPPRLAPPPKRRVKKPAALGMSLPPSSDVEMSASPEE, encoded by the coding sequence ATGAAGGCAGTGGCGATCATCCTTGCGGCAGGGGGGGCCCGGTACATGGACCACCCCAAGGCACTCATCGAGCACGAGGGGGGCAAAAGTTTCCTTCAGTCACTCACGTCGACCTTCGGGAAGGCGGGGTGCGCGGTTCTGGGGATCACGGGAAAGGACGCGGAGGCGGTGAGGGAGCAGCACCCCTCCCTGGCCTTGGCGCACAGCGAGCACTGGCAGGAGGGGCTCCTGGCGTCCGTCAAGGCAGGGGTGTCGGCCGCGCTGGAGGAAGGGGCGGAGGTGGTGCTGATTCACCCGGTGGACATGCCCGCGGTCCGGGCCTCCACGCTCAAGTCCCTGCTCAAGGTCCGGGGCGAGGCGGAGGAGGGGCTGCGGCCCGAGTTCGAGGGGGCTCCCGGGTATCCGCTGGTGCTCTCGCGCGCGGCGGCCGAGCGGCTCGTGGCGAGCGGGGCCTCACAGCTGGAGGGCGCGCTCGCGGAGGTGAAGGTGCGGCGGGTGCCGGTGAAGGATCCGGGCGTGGTGGTCAACATCAACACGCCGGAGACCTATGAGCGGCTCTTCGGTACGCCTCCGAGGCTGGCGCCGCCGCCCAAGCGCCGCGTGAAGAAGCCCGCGGCCCTGGGAATGTCCCTGCCGCCGTCCTCGGATGTAGAGATGTCGGCCTCACCGGAGGAGTAA
- a CDS encoding MFS transporter produces the protein MDSALPAPMGSVFAHRDFRLYQAARLFMTLGAQMQSVAVGLHVYGITHRPLDLGYVGLAQFLPMFILSPLTGDVADRYDRRKVLLCCYVTMVVAMLGLFGLAWGGVTETWPLYGVLVLVGTARAFAGPAGQSLVPHMVSPHQLSSAVAWSSTFFQAGTIVGPSMGGMLYDVLQARGVYAVCAALMAAAALLLGSMRVRTGRMDASVSSWQRLLAGLRYVWTQKVVLGAISLDLFAVLLGGAVALLPIYAQDILHTGPWGLGLLRSAPAVGAILVAAWMAFFPLQRNAGAKMLGCVALFGGATVLFGLSRHLVLSLVALVVLGAADMVSVVIRQTLVQLATPAEMRGRVSAVNMVFIGASNELGDFESGATAQWLGVVPAVVAGGVGTCGVVLLWAWLFPALRRISRTEEVRPLRR, from the coding sequence ATGGACAGTGCCCTCCCGGCACCGATGGGCTCCGTCTTCGCGCACCGCGATTTCCGGCTGTACCAGGCGGCACGCCTCTTCATGACCCTTGGTGCGCAGATGCAGTCGGTGGCGGTGGGGCTCCACGTCTATGGCATCACCCATCGGCCCCTGGATCTGGGGTATGTGGGGCTCGCACAGTTCCTGCCCATGTTCATCCTGTCGCCCCTCACCGGGGATGTGGCGGACCGCTATGACCGGCGCAAGGTCCTGCTCTGCTGCTACGTCACGATGGTGGTGGCGATGCTGGGCCTCTTCGGACTGGCCTGGGGCGGGGTGACCGAGACGTGGCCGCTCTATGGGGTGCTCGTGCTGGTGGGCACCGCGCGCGCCTTCGCGGGGCCCGCGGGCCAGTCCCTCGTGCCCCACATGGTGTCCCCGCATCAGCTCTCCAGCGCCGTGGCCTGGAGCTCGACCTTCTTTCAGGCGGGCACCATCGTCGGCCCTTCCATGGGCGGCATGCTCTATGACGTGTTGCAGGCGCGGGGCGTGTATGCGGTGTGTGCCGCGCTGATGGCGGCCGCTGCCCTGCTGCTGGGGTCGATGCGGGTGCGCACCGGGCGCATGGATGCGTCCGTGAGTTCCTGGCAGCGGCTGCTGGCGGGCCTGCGCTACGTGTGGACGCAGAAGGTGGTGCTGGGGGCCATCTCGTTGGATCTCTTCGCGGTGCTGCTCGGGGGGGCGGTGGCCCTGCTCCCCATTTACGCCCAGGACATCCTGCACACCGGCCCCTGGGGGCTGGGCCTGCTGCGCAGCGCCCCGGCGGTGGGGGCGATTCTCGTGGCCGCGTGGATGGCCTTCTTCCCGCTCCAGCGCAACGCGGGGGCGAAGATGCTGGGGTGCGTGGCGCTCTTCGGCGGGGCCACGGTGCTCTTCGGGCTGTCACGCCACCTGGTGCTGTCGCTCGTGGCGCTGGTGGTGCTGGGGGCCGCGGACATGGTGAGCGTGGTGATTCGCCAGACGCTGGTGCAGTTGGCCACCCCCGCGGAGATGCGCGGCCGGGTGAGCGCCGTGAACATGGTGTTCATTGGGGCCTCCAACGAACTGGGGGATTTCGAGTCCGGGGCCACCGCCCAGTGGTTGGGCGTGGTGCCCGCGGTGGTGGCGGGGGGCGTGGGGACGTGTGGGGTGGTCTTGCTGTGGGCCTGGCTCTTTCCGGCCTTGCGCCGCATCTCCCGGACCGAGGAGGTGCGGCCCCTGCGCCGCTGA
- a CDS encoding OmpA family protein, translating to MEEARSPRRARRRAWRPWALLGGMVVLSGGGGVLAASSISALEARNAQLEQEANESEARVAELQALRVSMERRLRVLEQQQQGATSLPGDLRKARELGTQMVRRETARLNLTAKLKEELTRGDAWLDAIGTEALRLELSERLLFEPGQSNLTPRGTEVLARAGAVLAAVEGHTVEVAAHTDELPVPAEAETEGTSWELSTARAATVVRALHEGPARLAQERLSATGHASFRPVVPSDSPVNRLRNRRVTLMLRPLPEAVPAPATPPSPPAAAPALQASKKTAQR from the coding sequence ATGGAGGAAGCCCGAAGCCCAAGACGTGCGCGACGCCGTGCCTGGCGGCCCTGGGCCTTGCTGGGCGGCATGGTGGTGCTGAGCGGAGGCGGGGGAGTGCTGGCCGCCAGTTCCATCTCGGCGCTCGAGGCGCGCAACGCCCAGTTGGAGCAGGAGGCGAACGAGTCCGAGGCCCGGGTCGCCGAGCTGCAAGCCCTGCGCGTCAGCATGGAGCGCCGGCTCCGCGTCCTGGAGCAGCAACAGCAGGGGGCAACGAGCCTCCCCGGAGACCTGCGGAAGGCCCGGGAGCTGGGCACACAGATGGTGCGCCGGGAGACCGCCCGCCTGAACCTGACGGCGAAGCTGAAGGAGGAGCTTACCCGGGGGGATGCCTGGCTCGACGCGATCGGGACCGAGGCCCTGCGCTTGGAGCTGTCCGAGCGGCTGCTCTTCGAGCCGGGTCAGTCCAACCTCACCCCCCGTGGGACGGAGGTGCTGGCCCGGGCCGGGGCAGTGCTGGCCGCCGTGGAGGGGCACACGGTGGAAGTCGCCGCCCACACGGACGAACTCCCCGTGCCCGCGGAGGCGGAAACAGAGGGCACGAGTTGGGAGCTGTCCACGGCACGGGCTGCCACGGTTGTCCGCGCCCTCCATGAAGGCCCCGCCCGGCTTGCCCAGGAGCGCCTCAGCGCCACGGGCCATGCCTCGTTCCGGCCGGTGGTTCCCTCGGACTCGCCCGTCAACCGGCTGCGCAACCGGCGGGTGACCTTGATGCTCCGTCCCCTGCCCGAGGCCGTCCCAGCCCCCGCAACCCCCCCTTCGCCGCCGGCAGCCGCCCCCGCGCTCCAGGCCAGCAAGAAGACGGCCCAGCGCTGA
- a CDS encoding HAD family hydrolase produces the protein MGIGCVVLDFDGTFTDVAAEGAPFVRHFKHHLGEVLGQDAGRVEEAWREEEAAVLAGAHAFGWDIGGRTVAPATADPYLLSNCVARQLMNRYGVMTEQHQRDEALQSLYREAYKLTGTAFKPEAKEVLEALLATGLPVWVVTNAHTDLVDAKLDRLAPKGRERLKVKGDARKYLIQPPADSDARFASVPETLSFGELLPRPVYLRRGLYYEALSDIWDTTGTGPESTLVAGDIYELDLALPAVLGAQVQFVARDNALPYELKAMALLGPRGGSDRSLRAILPRLRG, from the coding sequence ATGGGCATCGGGTGCGTGGTACTGGACTTCGACGGAACCTTCACCGACGTGGCGGCGGAGGGGGCTCCTTTCGTGCGCCATTTCAAGCACCACCTGGGGGAAGTGCTGGGGCAGGACGCGGGGCGCGTGGAGGAGGCCTGGCGCGAGGAGGAGGCCGCGGTGCTCGCGGGGGCGCACGCCTTCGGTTGGGACATCGGGGGCCGGACGGTGGCGCCGGCCACGGCGGATCCCTACCTGTTGTCCAACTGCGTGGCGCGCCAGCTGATGAACCGCTACGGGGTGATGACGGAGCAGCACCAGCGCGATGAGGCCCTCCAGTCTCTCTACCGCGAGGCCTACAAGCTCACCGGCACGGCCTTCAAGCCCGAGGCGAAGGAGGTGCTGGAGGCGCTGCTCGCCACGGGGCTGCCCGTGTGGGTGGTGACCAATGCGCACACGGACCTGGTGGACGCCAAGCTGGACCGGCTGGCCCCCAAGGGGCGCGAGCGTCTGAAGGTGAAGGGCGACGCGCGCAAGTACCTCATCCAGCCGCCCGCCGACTCCGATGCGCGCTTCGCCTCGGTGCCCGAGACGCTCTCGTTTGGCGAGCTGCTGCCGCGCCCCGTCTACCTGCGGCGAGGGCTGTATTACGAGGCCCTGAGCGACATCTGGGACACGACGGGCACCGGGCCGGAGTCCACGTTGGTGGCCGGTGACATCTATGAGCTGGATCTGGCGCTGCCGGCCGTGCTCGGGGCCCAGGTGCAGTTCGTCGCGCGCGACAACGCGCTGCCGTACGAGCTGAAGGCGATGGCGCTGCTGGGGCCGCGCGGTGGATCGGACCGGAGCCTGCGCGCCATTCTGCCCCGCCTCCGGGGCTGA
- the atpA gene encoding F0F1 ATP synthase subunit alpha has protein sequence MEIRADEISRIIREQIKDYGKKVTVAETGTVLSVGDGIARIYGLEGVQAGELVEFSNGVRGLVLNLEEDNVGVAIMGEFKDIREGDSVKRTSQIASVPVGKGLLGRVVNALGEPLDGKGPIQAAETRRLEIKAPGIVKRKSVHEPLQTGIKALDALVPIGRGQRELIIGDRQTGKTAVAVDAIINQKGLNVYCIYVAIGQKQSTVAQVVDKLSKFGALEYTTVVAANASDPAPMQFFAPYTGVTMGEYYRDNKMHALIVYDDLSKQAVAYRQLSLLLRRPPGREAYPGDVFYIHSRLLERAAKLSDAEGAGSLTALPIIETQAGDVSAYIPTNVISITDGQIFLETDLFFAGVRPAINVGLSVSRVGSAAQIKAMRQVAGSMKLELAQYRELAAFAQFGSDLDKATQETLARGARLTELLKQGQYEPMPVEKQVLQIYAATNKDDPGKRGWIRNVPVADVPRWMKEFLEFIEGKHTQLLSDVTAKREFTGDIKTALNKAITEFNDLFQPTPGAKA, from the coding sequence ATGGAAATCCGCGCCGACGAGATCAGCAGAATCATCCGGGAGCAGATCAAGGACTACGGCAAGAAGGTCACCGTCGCCGAGACCGGCACCGTGCTGTCGGTCGGTGACGGTATCGCCCGCATCTACGGCCTGGAAGGTGTGCAGGCAGGAGAGCTGGTGGAGTTCTCCAACGGGGTCCGCGGCCTGGTGCTGAACCTGGAAGAGGACAACGTCGGCGTGGCCATCATGGGCGAGTTCAAGGACATCCGCGAGGGTGACTCCGTGAAGCGCACCTCGCAGATCGCCTCGGTGCCGGTGGGCAAGGGGCTCCTGGGCCGCGTGGTGAACGCGCTCGGCGAGCCCTTGGACGGCAAGGGCCCCATCCAGGCCGCGGAGACACGCCGCCTGGAGATCAAGGCGCCCGGCATCGTCAAGCGCAAGAGCGTGCACGAGCCCCTGCAGACGGGCATCAAGGCCCTGGACGCGCTGGTGCCGATCGGCCGCGGGCAGCGCGAGCTCATCATCGGTGACCGCCAGACGGGCAAGACGGCCGTCGCGGTGGACGCCATCATCAACCAGAAGGGCCTGAACGTTTACTGCATCTACGTGGCCATCGGGCAGAAGCAGTCCACGGTGGCGCAGGTGGTGGACAAGCTCTCCAAGTTCGGCGCGCTGGAGTACACCACGGTGGTGGCCGCCAACGCCTCGGACCCGGCCCCCATGCAGTTCTTCGCCCCGTACACGGGCGTGACGATGGGCGAGTACTACCGCGACAACAAGATGCACGCGCTCATCGTGTACGACGACCTGTCCAAGCAGGCCGTGGCGTACCGCCAGCTGTCGCTGCTGCTGCGCCGCCCGCCGGGACGCGAGGCCTACCCGGGCGACGTGTTCTACATCCACAGCCGCCTGCTGGAGCGCGCCGCCAAGCTGTCGGACGCCGAGGGCGCAGGCTCCCTCACCGCGCTGCCCATCATCGAGACGCAGGCCGGTGACGTGTCCGCCTACATTCCGACGAACGTCATCTCCATCACCGACGGGCAGATCTTCCTGGAGACGGACCTGTTCTTCGCAGGCGTCCGCCCCGCCATCAACGTCGGTCTGTCCGTGTCGCGCGTGGGCAGCGCGGCGCAGATCAAGGCGATGCGGCAGGTGGCCGGCTCCATGAAGCTGGAGCTGGCGCAGTACCGCGAGCTGGCGGCCTTCGCTCAGTTCGGCTCGGACCTCGACAAGGCGACGCAGGAGACCCTGGCGCGCGGCGCCCGCCTGACGGAGCTGCTCAAGCAGGGCCAGTACGAGCCCATGCCCGTCGAGAAGCAGGTGCTGCAGATCTACGCGGCGACGAACAAGGACGACCCGGGCAAGCGCGGGTGGATCCGCAACGTGCCGGTGGCGGACGTGCCGCGCTGGATGAAGGAGTTCCTCGAGTTCATCGAGGGCAAGCACACGCAGCTGCTGTCGGATGTGACCGCCAAGCGCGAGTTCACCGGTGACATCAAGACGGCGCTGAACAAGGCCATCACCGAGTTCAACGACCTGTTCCAGCCGACCCCGGGCGCCAAGGCGTAA
- a CDS encoding sensor histidine kinase, with the protein MEQPVLSRIPEGLLPAAVPEEGRPFLQALLNAPGWALGFLDRDLRLKWANDALATLAGRPLSGQIGRGVGELWPALASPLGGLCARALQGEVISGVSLACTTPEGAALHLRVSLMPAVAGGLMSGLTLIAQDETLRVREHILLRESEERMKALVDISCDGYIIHDGGTLLDVSRGCAALFDSTPEQLIGDQLMNWTAPESRPTFAEAVRKGIDTPYEVVALRRDGRRLPLQVLAREVDYCGHRARLVALWNISGHKAAQEAAARDESFREQLLGVVGNDLSAPLKSLHLGLNNLQQEGKLEAGQARQLTGAAKRMDRMLRELLDFIRARMTGTLPVSPAPMSLETAMERAIEEQQKVHPERPLIRAVEGDLRGQWDETRLTQLLEILLSNALQHSSSSNPVELSAKGRKDGVTVAVLDKGPPLLPEEHESLFEPFRKGRKQGREGMGLGLYLSRRIAEAHGGRITVESSVEQGTCFKVWLPRQVPAL; encoded by the coding sequence ATGGAGCAACCCGTTCTTTCCCGCATCCCCGAGGGGTTACTGCCCGCCGCAGTCCCTGAAGAGGGGCGACCCTTCCTCCAAGCATTGCTGAACGCCCCGGGTTGGGCGCTGGGATTCCTGGACCGGGATTTGCGCTTGAAGTGGGCGAACGACGCCCTGGCCACCCTCGCGGGCCGGCCGCTCTCGGGCCAAATCGGCCGGGGGGTGGGCGAGCTGTGGCCCGCGCTGGCCTCGCCCCTGGGGGGGCTCTGCGCGCGCGCCCTCCAAGGAGAGGTCATCTCCGGGGTGTCGCTGGCCTGCACGACGCCCGAGGGCGCGGCCCTCCACCTCCGGGTGAGCCTGATGCCCGCGGTGGCGGGCGGGTTGATGTCCGGCCTGACGCTGATCGCGCAGGACGAGACGCTCCGGGTTCGGGAGCACATCCTGCTGCGCGAGAGCGAGGAGCGCATGAAGGCCCTCGTGGACATCTCCTGCGACGGGTACATCATCCACGATGGGGGCACGCTGCTGGATGTGAGCCGTGGCTGTGCCGCCCTCTTCGACTCCACGCCGGAGCAGCTGATCGGCGATCAGCTGATGAACTGGACCGCGCCGGAGTCCCGCCCCACCTTCGCGGAGGCGGTGCGCAAGGGGATCGACACGCCCTATGAGGTCGTCGCCCTGCGGCGCGATGGCCGGCGGCTGCCCCTCCAGGTGCTCGCCCGGGAGGTGGACTACTGCGGCCACCGGGCGCGGCTGGTCGCCCTGTGGAACATCAGCGGCCACAAGGCGGCGCAGGAGGCCGCGGCGCGCGACGAGTCCTTCCGCGAGCAGCTGCTGGGCGTGGTGGGCAATGACCTGAGCGCGCCGCTGAAGTCGCTCCACCTGGGCCTGAACAACCTCCAGCAGGAGGGCAAGCTGGAGGCCGGACAGGCGCGCCAGCTGACGGGCGCGGCCAAGCGCATGGACCGGATGCTCCGCGAGTTGCTGGACTTCATCCGCGCCCGGATGACCGGCACCCTGCCCGTCAGCCCCGCCCCCATGTCCCTGGAGACGGCGATGGAGCGGGCCATCGAAGAGCAGCAAAAGGTCCACCCGGAGCGCCCGCTCATCCGCGCCGTCGAGGGCGACCTCCGGGGCCAGTGGGACGAGACACGGCTGACGCAGCTGCTGGAAATCCTGCTTTCCAATGCGTTGCAGCACAGCAGTTCGAGCAACCCGGTGGAGCTGAGCGCGAAGGGCCGCAAGGACGGCGTCACCGTGGCGGTGCTCGACAAGGGCCCCCCGCTGCTGCCCGAGGAGCACGAATCCCTCTTCGAGCCCTTCCGCAAGGGCCGCAAGCAGGGCAGGGAGGGCATGGGCCTGGGGCTCTACCTGTCGCGCCGGATTGCCGAGGCCCATGGTGGGCGCATCACCGTGGAGTCCTCGGTCGAGCAGGGGACGTGCTTCAAGGTCTGGCTGCCCCGGCAAGTCCCCGCGCTCTGA
- the atpH gene encoding ATP synthase F1 subunit delta: protein MVNVSIARRYARALLDVTAESQRTDAVATQLASLVQAFEKSAELSDVLLNPAYSRSQRAQVVESLIQLAGNLEPVLANTLRLLVERNRLIYLPDISRVFRDMADTRAGRVRGHVTSAAPLSPATLEQLRKNLQQATQRDVILEQKVDPALIGGAAAQVGSVLYDGSLRTQLEQMRRQLKQQ, encoded by the coding sequence ATGGTGAACGTGTCCATTGCCCGCCGTTACGCCCGCGCGCTTCTCGACGTCACCGCCGAGTCGCAGCGCACCGATGCCGTTGCCACGCAGTTGGCCTCCCTCGTCCAGGCCTTCGAGAAGAGCGCCGAGCTGTCGGATGTGCTCCTCAACCCTGCCTACAGCCGCTCCCAGCGCGCTCAGGTGGTCGAGTCGCTGATCCAGCTGGCGGGCAACCTGGAGCCTGTCCTGGCCAACACCCTGCGGCTGCTGGTGGAGCGCAACCGCCTCATCTACCTGCCGGACATCTCGCGGGTGTTCCGGGACATGGCGGACACGCGCGCCGGCCGGGTGCGCGGGCACGTCACCAGCGCCGCGCCCCTGTCTCCGGCCACCCTGGAGCAGCTGCGCAAGAACCTCCAGCAGGCCACCCAGCGCGATGTCATCCTCGAGCAGAAGGTGGACCCGGCCCTCATCGGCGGCGCGGCCGCGCAGGTGGGCAGCGTCCTCTATGATGGCAGCCTGCGCACCCAGCTGGAGCAGATGCGCCGCCAGCTCAAGCAGCAGTAG